A genomic segment from Truepera sp. encodes:
- a CDS encoding XRE family transcriptional regulator translates to MSRKWGDVRQAAVREGYLDESRVGEHKDRMLAAVRAHKLAEVRTSHGLNQEEMAERLHISQSRVSRIERGQLDQSQISTLRAYVEALGGELEVSARFGDDRITLG, encoded by the coding sequence ATGAGCAGGAAGTGGGGTGACGTACGGCAGGCGGCCGTTCGCGAAGGGTACCTGGACGAATCGAGGGTCGGCGAGCATAAGGACCGCATGCTCGCCGCGGTGCGCGCCCACAAGCTCGCGGAGGTCAGGACGAGCCATGGGTTGAACCAAGAGGAGATGGCGGAGCGCCTGCACATCTCGCAGTCTCGCGTGTCTCGTATCGAGCGTGGGCAACTGGATCAGTCGCAGATCTCGACCCTGCGGGCATACGTTGAGGCGCTGGGTGGCGAGCTAGAGGTATCGGCTCGGTTCGGCGACGACCGCATCACCCTCGGCTGA
- a CDS encoding inorganic diphosphatase has translation MSNFYHLSAGEDAPELVDAVIEVPGGSSNKYEYDPEHGVFRLDRVLYSPMHYPGDYGFIPSTHADDGDPLDILVLTNRPTFTGAVLRARPLAFLEMSDEKGRDQKILAVPVDDPRYDGNRHLDSISRHRLREIEHFFRIYKELEGKTTVVEDWHGMDATYALIREAMAAYERLQAEAG, from the coding sequence ATGAGCAACTTCTATCACCTGTCCGCAGGCGAGGACGCGCCCGAACTGGTGGACGCGGTGATCGAGGTGCCGGGCGGCTCCTCGAACAAGTACGAGTACGACCCCGAGCACGGCGTGTTCCGCCTCGACCGGGTCCTCTACAGCCCCATGCACTACCCGGGCGACTACGGCTTCATCCCCAGCACCCACGCAGACGACGGCGACCCGCTCGACATCCTGGTGCTCACGAACCGCCCGACCTTCACGGGCGCCGTCCTGCGCGCCAGGCCCCTCGCGTTCCTCGAGATGAGCGACGAGAAGGGGCGCGACCAGAAGATCCTCGCCGTGCCGGTCGACGACCCGCGCTACGACGGCAACCGTCACCTCGACTCCATCTCACGCCACCGCCTGCGCGAGATCGAGCACTTCTTCCGGATCTACAAGGAGCTCGAGGGCAAGACGACCGTCGTCGAAGACTGGCACGGCATGGACGCCACCTACGCGCTTATCCGCGAGGCCATGGCCGCCTACGAGCGCCTGCAGGCGGAAGCCGGCTAG
- a CDS encoding P1 family peptidase, with translation MAGPATNETLTAVAGIRVGHYTDLAARTGCTVVLTPEGGCVGSGVALGPAPGSREYVLLQPDKTVEAIDAVVLTGGSAYGLAAADGVMNWLEERGRGTDAGVARVPIVPAAVLFDLGVGSATVRPDAAAGRAAAEAASAAPVEQGRVGAGTGATVGKLRGYPFATGSGLGSHAAWLGGAVVAAIGISNAMGNVIDPDTGELVAGLPGMLGLAAAEGFAAMPGANTTLVLVATDAPITKAQANALATSAHVGIARVTRPSHTVFDGDSAFVLSTGTGPEVPLAALSVAVQEVVAAALLKGVVAGGASRRSPEGSEAP, from the coding sequence ATGGCCGGCCCGGCAACGAACGAGACGCTTACGGCGGTGGCGGGCATCCGCGTGGGCCACTACACCGACCTGGCCGCTCGCACCGGCTGCACCGTGGTGCTCACGCCCGAGGGCGGCTGCGTGGGCTCCGGCGTGGCCCTTGGGCCGGCACCCGGGTCGCGCGAGTACGTGCTGCTGCAGCCGGACAAGACCGTGGAGGCCATCGACGCCGTGGTGCTCACGGGCGGCAGCGCCTACGGGCTCGCGGCCGCTGACGGGGTCATGAACTGGCTGGAGGAGCGCGGCCGCGGCACCGACGCCGGCGTGGCCCGCGTGCCCATCGTGCCCGCCGCCGTGCTGTTCGACCTTGGAGTGGGTTCGGCCACCGTGCGGCCTGACGCAGCCGCGGGCAGGGCCGCTGCCGAGGCGGCGAGCGCCGCTCCCGTGGAGCAGGGCCGCGTTGGCGCGGGGACTGGGGCCACCGTCGGAAAGCTGCGAGGCTACCCCTTCGCCACCGGCAGCGGCCTAGGCAGCCACGCCGCGTGGCTCGGGGGCGCGGTCGTTGCCGCCATCGGCATAAGCAACGCCATGGGCAACGTCATCGACCCCGATACGGGTGAGCTGGTGGCGGGCCTGCCGGGCATGCTTGGGCTGGCGGCGGCAGAGGGCTTCGCAGCCATGCCCGGCGCCAACACCACCCTGGTGTTGGTGGCCACCGACGCGCCCATCACCAAGGCGCAGGCCAACGCGTTGGCCACCAGCGCCCACGTCGGCATCGCCCGCGTCACGCGGCCGTCGCACACCGTGTTCGACGGGGATTCGGCGTTCGTGCTCTCCACGGGCACCGGCCCGGAGGTGCCGTTGGCGGCGCTGTCGGTGGCGGTACAGGAGGTCGTGGCCGCGGCGCTGCTGAAGGGCGTCGTGGCCGGCGGAGCGAGCCGCCGCAGCCCCGAAGGAAGCGAGGCACCATGA
- the trmH gene encoding tRNA (guanosine(18)-2'-O)-methyltransferase TrmH — translation MTLRRRERIHDVLAHRQPDLTVLAEEVHKPHNLSAVIRSCDAVGIGTVHAVRPTGGVATFSATSASADKWVELVVHEDITTAVAGLKALGMRVYAAHLSEGAMDYRAVDYTKPCALLLGNEKEGVSPEAAELADQHVKIPMLGMVQSLNVSVAAAVILFEAQRQRLAAGMYDQPRLSEDEMRELMRRWLPRWADEGESR, via the coding sequence ATGACCCTGCGCCGCCGCGAGCGCATCCACGACGTACTAGCCCACCGCCAGCCAGACCTGACCGTGCTCGCCGAGGAGGTGCACAAGCCGCACAACCTCTCCGCCGTCATCAGGAGCTGCGACGCCGTCGGCATCGGCACCGTGCACGCCGTGCGGCCGACGGGCGGCGTGGCCACGTTCAGTGCGACCAGCGCCAGCGCCGACAAGTGGGTCGAGCTGGTAGTCCACGAGGACATCACCACCGCCGTCGCCGGCCTCAAAGCGCTGGGCATGCGCGTCTACGCCGCCCACCTCTCCGAGGGGGCCATGGATTACCGCGCGGTCGACTACACGAAGCCCTGCGCCCTGTTGCTGGGCAACGAGAAGGAGGGCGTCAGCCCCGAGGCAGCGGAACTCGCGGACCAGCACGTGAAGATCCCCATGCTCGGCATGGTCCAGTCACTCAACGTCAGCGTGGCGGCGGCGGTGATCCTCTTCGAGGCCCAGCGGCAACGCCTGGCAGCGGGCATGTACGACCAGCCCAGACTGAGCGAGGACGAGATGCGCGAGCTCATGCGCAGGTGGTTGCCGAGGTGGGCCGACGAGGGAGAGAGCAGATGA
- a CDS encoding PQQ-dependent sugar dehydrogenase has protein sequence MNLYRSVTFRSRGSASGVGTLALTLLTLLALLLMGLTQGALAQRLVPVADGLKQPVSITNAGDSRLFVVQQGGMVRIVKDGALLKDPFLDISDRTKSGGERGLLGLAFPPDYATSGHFYVYYTGTRGESTLSRFTVTPGNPDRADPTSEEILLTQEQPYSNHNGGQLAFGPDGYLYLGLGDGGSGGDPQGNGQNLGVLLGKLLRLDVSGDKGYKVPPSNPFVATAGARSEIWAYGLRNPWRFSFDRETGDLYIADVGQNAYEEVDFQPADSKGGENYGWNIMEASHCFGASTCDQTGLTLPILEYPHGPQWGTSISGGYLYRGEAVPALVGRYVFADFTSGRVWSAGPEDGWELKPLFETGFNVSTFGEDAAGELYVADYTSGLIYRVGP, from the coding sequence ATGAACTTGTATCGGTCCGTTACGTTTCGTTCTCGAGGAAGCGCATCCGGCGTCGGCACCCTGGCACTCACGCTCCTGACGCTGCTGGCGCTCCTGTTAATGGGCCTCACCCAAGGCGCCCTCGCTCAGCGCCTGGTGCCCGTGGCCGACGGTCTCAAGCAGCCCGTTTCGATCACCAACGCGGGCGACTCGCGCCTCTTCGTCGTGCAGCAAGGCGGTATGGTCCGCATCGTCAAGGACGGGGCGCTCCTCAAAGATCCGTTCCTCGATATCTCGGACCGGACCAAGAGCGGTGGCGAGCGCGGCCTGCTCGGGCTGGCCTTCCCGCCCGACTACGCCACTAGCGGGCACTTCTACGTCTACTACACGGGGACGCGGGGCGAGAGCACCCTCTCGCGCTTCACCGTCACGCCGGGCAATCCGGACCGCGCAGACCCCACTTCCGAGGAGATCCTCCTTACGCAGGAGCAGCCATATTCGAACCACAACGGCGGTCAGTTGGCGTTCGGCCCCGACGGCTATCTCTACCTTGGCCTCGGTGACGGCGGCAGCGGCGGCGACCCGCAGGGCAACGGACAGAACCTCGGCGTGCTGCTCGGCAAGCTGCTCAGGCTGGACGTCTCGGGTGACAAGGGCTACAAGGTGCCGCCCTCCAACCCCTTCGTGGCCACTGCCGGCGCCCGGTCGGAGATCTGGGCCTATGGTCTGCGCAACCCGTGGCGCTTCTCCTTCGACCGCGAGACGGGCGACCTCTACATCGCCGACGTAGGCCAAAACGCCTACGAGGAAGTCGACTTCCAGCCGGCCGACTCTAAGGGCGGCGAGAACTACGGCTGGAACATCATGGAAGCCTCCCACTGCTTCGGGGCGTCCACCTGCGACCAGACCGGCCTCACCCTCCCCATCCTCGAGTACCCGCACGGGCCGCAGTGGGGCACCTCCATCAGCGGCGGTTACCTCTACCGCGGCGAGGCCGTGCCCGCCCTTGTCGGCCGCTACGTGTTCGCCGACTTCACGTCGGGCCGCGTGTGGAGCGCCGGCCCGGAGGACGGTTGGGAGTTGAAGCCCCTGTTCGAGACGGGGTTCAACGTCAGCACCTTCGGCGAGGACGCAGCGGGCGAGCTGTACGTAGCCGACTACACCAGCGGACTCATCTACCGGGTGGGGCCCTGA